The genomic segment GCGTTCATATCAGCCCCTACTCGCACGCGAATCAGTTCGGCCACGAGCCTGTCCGGACGCGCCGCCTTCTTATGCACCGGCGTGAAATCAACCGTATCGAAGCCGATCTCCAGCAACAGCGACTTACGCTGGTTCCCTTGCGGTTGTACTTCAAAAAGGGACGGGTCAAGGTCGAGATCGGCCTGGCTAAAGGGAAAAAACTCCACGATAAACGAGAAGCGATCAAGGAAAAGGAATCCATACGGTCGATGGAGAGAGCCCAGCGCAGCCGAAAACCATGAACGTGCGCCGAGATCCCGTCTGCGGAATGTCGGTGGACGAGAGCCGTGCCGCTGCTCGGGCCGAGCATCGGGGTAAAGCGTATTTCTTTTGCAGTTTGCACTGCAAGGAAGCCTTTCTAAAAAATCCTCGTCTCTATTTGGAACCCCGTCCCCCGACCTCGCTTCCTGCACGTCCGACGGCCTCCAACCCCGCTCGGGGAATGTACACCTGTCCGATGCACCCTGAGATCGTGAAAACGGGGCCCGGACCGTGTCCCAAATGCGGGATGGCGTTAGAGCCCCTGGAGCCACAAATCGACGCGAAGGAGGATCCCGAACTCCACTACATGACACTTCGGTTCTGGATCTGCCTTGGCCTCACCGTTCCCCTTTTCGTCCTTTCCATGAGCGGTATGACATCCGCTTCGCTCTGGACGGTTTGGACCCAGTTTGCTCTCGCCACGCCCGTCGTTCTCTGGGGG from the Bdellovibrionota bacterium genome contains:
- the smpB gene encoding SsrA-binding protein SmpB; the encoded protein is MAEENKSGLKIVAVNRHARHDFFILESFEAGIELKGSEVKSIREGTVNLKEGFAHVHKREILLEGVHISPYSHANQFGHEPVRTRRLLMHRREINRIEADLQQQRLTLVPLRLYFKKGRVKVEIGLAKGKKLHDKREAIKEKESIRSMERAQRSRKP